In Ruminococcaceae bacterium BL-4, one DNA window encodes the following:
- a CDS encoding Ferredoxin, whose amino-acid sequence MNSSNVYFTNMRVKPGDSLQKKLTRLITAAGMGKIHFEDQFAAIKMHFGELGNLAFLRHQYAKTIADFVKSQGGKPFLTDANTLYVGGRKNALEHLDTAYLNGFSPIQTGCQILIADGLKGTDEVLVPVEGGEYVKEAKVARALMDADIIISLTHFKVHESTGIGGTLKNIGMGGGSRAGKMEMHSAGKPLTDSQKCIGCGRCTKVCAHHAITVTNKKAAIDHKKCVGCGRCIGVCPKDAICPANDEVEEILGKKIVEYSWAILHNRPQFHISLVVSVSPYCDCHEENDTPVVPDVGMFASFDPIALDQACADAVNQQIILPGSELDGKAKQGDDYFTALFPNCSWRTQIAHGEKMGLGTKEYQLITVK is encoded by the coding sequence ATGAACTCATCTAATGTTTATTTTACAAATATGCGCGTAAAACCAGGCGACAGCCTACAAAAGAAACTTACTCGGCTGATCACAGCTGCCGGCATGGGAAAAATCCATTTTGAGGATCAATTTGCCGCAATCAAGATGCATTTTGGAGAGCTTGGGAACCTTGCTTTTCTGCGCCATCAATATGCAAAAACGATTGCTGACTTTGTAAAGAGTCAAGGTGGAAAACCATTTTTAACAGATGCTAATACACTTTATGTAGGCGGCAGAAAGAATGCGCTTGAACACCTTGATACCGCTTATCTCAACGGGTTTTCTCCAATTCAAACCGGGTGTCAGATTCTGATTGCTGACGGCCTCAAAGGAACAGATGAAGTGCTGGTTCCGGTAGAAGGCGGCGAATATGTAAAAGAGGCAAAAGTTGCTCGTGCGCTGATGGATGCAGATATCATTATCTCTCTGACCCATTTTAAAGTTCACGAGTCAACTGGAATCGGCGGCACGCTGAAAAATATCGGTATGGGAGGCGGCTCCCGTGCTGGCAAAATGGAAATGCACAGTGCTGGAAAGCCTCTGACTGATTCTCAAAAATGTATCGGATGCGGCAGATGTACTAAAGTTTGTGCGCATCATGCCATCACTGTTACCAATAAAAAAGCTGCAATCGATCACAAAAAATGTGTAGGCTGCGGCAGATGTATCGGGGTTTGCCCCAAAGACGCAATCTGCCCCGCTAACGATGAAGTGGAAGAAATTCTGGGCAAAAAGATTGTGGAATACAGTTGGGCTATTCTTCATAATCGTCCACAGTTTCATATCAGTCTGGTTGTCAGCGTTTCCCCCTATTGTGACTGTCATGAGGAAAATGATACGCCGGTCGTACCGGATGTAGGCATGTTTGCTTCTTTTGACCCGATTGCATTGGATCAAGCTTGTGCGGATGCAGTAAATCAGCAGATCATTTTACCCGGTTCCGAATTGGACGGAAAAGCAAAGCAAGGCGACGATTATTTTACAGCGCTTTTCCCCAACTGTTCCTGGAGAACACAAATTGCTCACGGCGAAAAGATGGGACTCGGTACCAAAGAGTATCAGCTAATTACCGTAAAATAA